TCTTTACTACATCGCATCTTATAGCATCTATTTTGAAGAGAGCGGAAGTAGATCTTTTTAAGGATTTCGAGATACTAGCTAGGCTTCAGCATGACGTTTCTGTTCTTTGGACCTCTGGGAAAAGTCAGTTTAAGAGCTTTAAGGAGCTCTTAGATTGGGCAAAGAAGAACCCTTATGCCTTAACCGTTGCTGGAACTTCTCCATTGGGTTTTGATGAGTTTAGAGATCGTTATTTTGCTAAGAAGTTTGATATCAAGATAACCTTTGTTCCCTTTGAAAGCGGTTCTCAAGCTATAGCTGCTACCTTAGGTGGCTTTGTTCTTACTCACATGGAGGAACCTGCTCCGATAAAGGATATTATAGCTAGTGGTGAGGGTAGAGCTCTCGTAGTTATGTGGAAGGAAAGGCTTCCTCTTTGGCCTGATGTTCCTTGCGTTAAGGAGTTTGGAGTTGAAGACTATATAGGCGTGTTTAGAGCCTTTGCTGTTAGGAAAGGAACACCACCTGAGGCAATTGAAGTGTTATCCAAGGCTATCGAGAAGGCTATTCAAGATCCAGAGTACCTAGATTTTCTTAAGAAAACCATGGGAGATTTAAGACCTGGTTATCTTCCTGGACCGCAGTTCCTCAAGGAGTTAGAGGAGGAAAGGAAAGCATACGAGGAGATCGCAAAAGAGCTTGGTTATGTTAAACAGTAAGTTTCTGATCGAGGGTGGGAGAGTACCCCACCCTCGACTTTTTAAGGGGTGATGAAAGTGGGAGAACTTGTATTTGAACTATCTGCTTTGGGTTTGGCGGTTTTCTTTTATGTAGTTGCTGTAGTTTCAGATGCTCCTAATCCTATCTCTGTTATGAGGCCTTACTGGTGGCCTAAAATGATATTATTCATAATGTTAATTATATGCTTGGTGCTTATTTTCGGAGCTTTGAAGGAGTGGAAAGCTTTAAAGGTTACTAAGAGGGAAAGTAAAGCTAGAGCTTGGCCTTGGCTTTTAGCTCAGGTTATTAATATAACTGCCTTGGTTGCTCTCCAGAATGTATTAGGCTTCTTAGTAACCTCTATTATCTGTGGGATTTTATCTTGTTTCATAATAGAGGGGAAATTCAGGTTTATGCATCTTCTAGTATCTTTAGTTGCCGTATTAAGTTTGACCTTGTTTTTCGGTTCCGTTATGGGTGTAATTCTTCCCAGGGGTCTTTGGGTTTTTAGAGATTTAAGTTTTTACCTATATTGAGGGGTGAGGAGAATGGAGCTTTTAGGTGCTTTTTATAAGGTTATGCTCGACCCGATAAGCTGGTTTTTAATGGTTATCGGTGTAGCAGCTGGCACACTCTTTGGAGCGCTTCCAGGTATAAGTACTTCTATGGGTGTTGCTCTAATGTTACCTTTTACCTATAAGCTTGATGTTGTTTATGCTCTTATACTATTGGTTTCAACTTACTGTGGTGGCGTTTTTGGAGGATCTATAACCGCAATCATGTTTAATATCCCTGGAACTCCAGAAGCGACACCTACCACATTTGATGGCTACAAGATGACGTTGAAAGGTGAAGGTGGAAAGGCCCTTGGAACAGCTATAGCTTGTTCGGCATTTGGAGGAGCTTTTAGCGTTGTAATGATGGCTTTGATTTCTCCTCTTTTGGTTAAAGCAGCGTTAAGTTTTAGCCCTGCTGACTATGCTGCTGTTGCCTTTTTAGGTTTAAGTGCTGTAGCTGGTTTAGGTTATGGACCTAAAGAGCAGTTAAAGGCTTTACTTTCGGTAACCTTAGGCTTGCTTTTAGCTACTGTTGGTATAGATGCTATAACAGGTGTTCCTCGTTTTACCTTTGGCTCGTCAGCCCTTCTTGGTGGTATAAAGTTTATACCCGTAATGATAGGGGCCTTTGCTGGTGGGGAGGTTTTAAGACAGATAGAGGATAGAAAGAAGGGTTTAGGTGAGGAGATAGTTCTTTACAAGAAGGAAATAACAGCTAAGATTCCATCCTTAAGGGAGTTTTTAGCTATAAAGTGGACGATACTTAAATCGGCTTTCATAGGATTAGGTATAGGGATTCTTCCTGGAGCTGGTGCAACTATAGCTGCCTTTGTAAGTTATGGTGTAGCTAAAAGATCGTCTAAGCATGGGGATAAATTTGGAACCGGAATAATGGAAGGCGTTGCCGCTCCAGAGACAGCAAATAATGCTTCTACAGGAGGAGCAATGGTTCCTTTGCTTTCCCTTGGTATTCCAGGGAGTGGAACTACAGCGGTTATCTTAGGTGTTTTCCTTATGTATGGAATTCAACCTGGGCCTTTACTTTATGCTAAGGATCCGCAGCTTGTTTATTCTATAATAATAGGAATGTTTTTAGCTAACGTATTAATGCTTTTTATTGGAAAGCTTGGAGTGAAGCTATTTGTTCAGACCCTTAGGCTACCCTATTATGTTATAGGAACATCTATATTGCTTCTTTCCCTTATAGGTTCCTATGGTCTTGATAATGATATAGATGATGTTTGGGTATGTCTGGTATTTATGGTTATAGGTTACTTCATGAGGAAGTATGGTTTTCCTGTAGCTGCTTTAGTTTTAGGTTTGGTTTTAGGGAAGCTTATAGAGAATAATCTTAGAAGAGCGCTTATAATATCTGGTTTCAGCTGGAGCGCTGCTCTTGGAAGGCCTTTAACTATTTCTCTTGTAGCCATAACGATATTCATGCTTGTTTGGCCGTATATAAAGGCGTTTAGGGAAAAGGTAAAAGGCGTTTAGCAATGCTTTCTCCAACTCAGAGGCTAGCGTTCTTCATTAAAGGTCTTAGTTATGAGAGTTTACCGGATATCGTTAAGGAAAGGGCTAAAGAATCAGTTATAGATACCTTAGCTGTAGCTATAGCTGCCTCCTGCTTTGAGGAAGTTCCTTATGTTGTTCAAGAGATTTTAAGTCATGACGAATCTTCTGAATCGACCGTATGGGGTTATAATCGTAAAGCTTCGGTTTTTAACTCTGCTCTTTTAAATGGAATCATGGGACATGCTTTGGAGCTTGATGATGTCCATAAAGAGTCAAAGACCCATCCAGGTACGGTTGTTATTCCTGCTGTTTTAAGTGTAGGTGAGCTTTTAGCTTCCTCTGGAAGAGAGATAATAGAAGCTATCGTGGCAGGTTATGAAGTAATGATAAGAATTGGTATGGGTATAGGTGTTAGCAGTCATCGGTTAAAAGGGTGGCATGTAACGGGCACAGCTGGAACTTTTGGAGCGGCAGCTGGGGTAGCGAAGCTATTAAAACTTGATGAATCTCAAATAGTAAGTGGCCTAGGTTTGGCTGGTACCCAATCGTCTGGGTTATGGGCTTTTACTGCAGATGGAGCTACCTGTAAAAAGCTTCATCCAGGACATGCTGCCTATTGTGGCGTTTTGTCCGCTTTTCTCTCTAAGGCTGGCATGACAGGGTCAAGTAGGATACTTGATGCGGAAGATGGAGGATTATTTCGCGCTACCTCGGATGAGTATGATCTTTCCTTAGTCACGAAAGATTTGGGAGAGGCCTTTGAGATAGTTAATGTTGATCGCAAACCCTATGCTTGTTGTAGAAGTATGCATCCTCCTATAGATGCGATACTTAAGTTAAAAAAGGAATATAATCTTGAGCCTGAGGATATAGAGTCTATATATATAAAGACTTATAAAGTTGCCATTAAGCAATGTGCCTTCACTAAAAAACCTGTTAACGTTGCTGAAGCGAAGTTCTCTATGGCTTATGGTGTTGCAGTAGCTTTATATGATGGTTGTGCTCTTGTAGAGCAGTTTAGTCCGGAGAGAATAAGAGATCCTAAGGTTTTAGCCCTATCGGATAAAGTGTATATAGAGGAGGATGAGGAATTTACGTCTAGGTATCCTCTTGAATGGGGTTGTGAGGTCACGGTTCTAACAAAGAGAGGAGAAAGATTTACTACTAGGATTTACGCTGCTAAGGGAGACTCTAGGAGGAATCCTATGAATACCGAAGAGATAAAGGATAAGTTTATGAGATTAACCCAGCCTATACTTAAGGAGAAAGCTGAAAGGCTTTATGAAATGCTGGTTAACATGGAAAGTTTAAAGGATATAAGTGAGTTGAGTAATTTATTGAAAACTTAATAAGCTTGTGAAACATCTTTCCCTTCCTTCTTGATGTTTTGGACTTGACGAAGGAGATTACCTTAGGTATAATATCGAGCAATTATACATCATACAATATATGATGTATTTAAAAGTGAAGGGAGGGAAAGTTGTTGTGTGTTGAAGGAGAGGTAAAATGGGGGCTTGAGGGTGTCATTGTAACGGTGAGCTCCATCTCTTACTTGGACGGGGAGAAGGGATTGCTCTCTTACAGAGGTTTCGCTGTTGAGGAACTAGCTTGTAATTCTTCCTTTGAAGAGGTGGCTTACCTTTTGTGGTTTGGGGCGTTGCCGACGAGTGATGAATTAAATTGGCTTTCATCAGAGCTTTCTAAGGAGAGAGATATACCTTTGGAAGTGGTAAATATAATGAAACTTTTTCCCAAGAAAACTCATCCAATGGATGTTCTAAGAAGCGTAGCTTCTATTCTAAGTTTTTACTCAGAGGATGACTCTATTTCTTTCAAAAATGCTATACATTTAACAGCTAAACTTCCCACAGTAGCTGCTTATTGGTATAGGTTAAGAAACGATTTACCGTTGATACCACCTGATAGAAGCTTAAGTCATGCTGATAATTTCCTTTACATGATGTTTGGCGAGGTTCCTGAGTATTCTGATCTATTCGATAAGATGCTTATACTTCATGCAGAGCAGGAGATAAACGCATCTACTTTTTCTGCGATGGTTACCTCTTCTACGTTAAGCGATATTTACTCTGCTGTGGTCTCCGCTATAGGAACATTAAAGGGGTCCCTTCATGGTGGGGCTAACGAAAAGGTTTTAGAGATGTTAGAGGAAATAGGATGTATTGAAAACACTGAAAGCTACTTTAACGCTATGGTTTCAAGAAAGGAAAGGATTATGGGATTTGGTCATAGAGTATATAAGACCTATGATCCGAGAGCAAAGCTTATGAAGGAATGGCTTTGCGAGTTGAATGAAATTCAAAAGGTGAAATATTTGGATATAGCTTTGAAGCTTGAGGAGCTAGTTTTGGAAAAGTTTAAGGATAAAAGGATTTATCCTAATGTAGACTTTTTCTCTGGTATTTTGTACAATCATTTTGGTATACCAAGGGACTATTTTACAGTTTTGTTTGCCATGGCAAGGATCGTGGGATGGACGGCTCATGTGATCGAGTATCGTCAGAATAATAGGCTTTTTAGACCATTAGCGATCTATAATGGTCCTGTAAATTTAAGTTATAAGGAAGTTAAGAAACAAATTAGTAAGGGAGCGGCTTCATAAATAAATTTTATGGGGGCGAGGCGGTGCTTTTACTCATGATAGAGAGAAGGTCTTTGAAGGATGAGGTGTTAGAGAAGGTTAAAAGCTATATAGTTTCAGGGCGTTATCTTCCTGGGCAGAAAGTGGTTATAGACAGTCTTGCTAAGGAGCTTGGGGTTAGTGTGACTCCTGTACGGGAAGCTTTGCACTATCTGGCAGCTCAGGGATTGTTGGTTTCAGAGCCTCACCGGGGATTTTTAGTTAAGAAGTGGAGTAGAAAGGAAATAGAAGACCTTCTTTCATTAAGGGCTTATCTTGAAAGGCTTGCTGCTAAGCTATTTATAGAGCGAGGATATGATGCTTATATTGATCTCCTTAGGGAGAAGCTTAAGGAGATGGAGCTAGCTTCTGGTATGAGCAGTGTAGAAGAGATGACCAGGCTTAACTCTGAGTTTCATGCGATAATTGTTAAAGGGGCTGGAAATGAAGAGCTTCGGCGTGTTATAGATTCTTTAAGTGAGAAGCTTTATAGGGTTAGAGTTCTTTCAATATCCTATCCAGGTAGGTTTAAGGATTCTTATAAGGAGCATATGGATATCTATGAAGCCATAGAAAGTAAAAATATTTCTCTTGCTGAAAAGAGAGTAGAGGAGCACATAAATAGTATTTTAAGAGTTCTCCTTAAAAGGTTTGAGGAGGGCTTAATTTAAGCTTAAGCCTCTTTAGAGCTACTAGGATTGCTCCGATTGCCGATGCCTTTTCGGCAACCTCATATGAAAGGACCTTCACATTGATTTTGAGTGCTTCCGATGAGATCCACATGTTGAATAATTTTCCGAAAATTTCTCTTAGTGGACCTGTTCCCCCAATGAATATGTTGGCCTCTCCTTGATCAATTAAGCTCTTGAATCTTTGATCTTTCTCGAGAGCTAAGATATCTATACTACCGAGCGCGCCCCAAAGGAAGCTTCTTCTCTGGTCAGTATTAGATTCGCTCATTAGATGAAGAAGCCTTATCATAAATAGGCTTCGAGTTAATCCGCATTGGCGAGCCATTTTAAAGCCGTTAAGAAGGAACTCTTCATCAAGGTAGCTTAGCTTTAAGTCTTCAAGAGATCTTCCCAATAGCGTTGAAGATACCAAGGCGCTTGCAAGCTCTCCTGTTATGGTTGTTAAAGAGCCTTTTATGCGCTTATTTTCATCTATAAATATGAACTTTGTATGAGAGCCAGGTATAACTATTATCGCTGGTTTTTCTATTTTCTCGAGCTCTATGATCCCAAAGCTTTCACATTCTTCGCCTCTCATTATGTCGCAAGATTTTATTTGCTCAAAGAGAGAGCCTTTTTCCTCTTTTGGGATCGTCTTTACTCCTGGT
The Synergistota bacterium genome window above contains:
- a CDS encoding 2-dehydro-3-deoxygalactonokinase, encoding MEKKFFITIDGGTTNTRVRLVDLSSLSIVAKVSENIGAKDTRLKGKEALEEALIKCISRVIEEGSISSNEIMGIAASGMITSEAGLLEVQHVIAPAGLEEVASNIVEKLFERIWPKPILFIPGVKTIPKEEKGSLFEQIKSCDIMRGEECESFGIIELEKIEKPAIIVIPGSHTKFIFIDENKRIKGSLTTITGELASALVSSTLLGRSLEDLKLSYLDEEFLLNGFKMARQCGLTRSLFMIRLLHLMSESNTDQRRSFLWGALGSIDILALEKDQRFKSLIDQGEANIFIGGTGPLREIFGKLFNMWISSEALKINVKVLSYEVAEKASAIGAILVALKRLKLKLSPPQTF
- a CDS encoding tripartite tricarboxylate transporter TctB family protein; translation: MGELVFELSALGLAVFFYVVAVVSDAPNPISVMRPYWWPKMILFIMLIICLVLIFGALKEWKALKVTKRESKARAWPWLLAQVINITALVALQNVLGFLVTSIICGILSCFIIEGKFRFMHLLVSLVAVLSLTLFFGSVMGVILPRGLWVFRDLSFYLY
- a CDS encoding MmgE/PrpD family protein, coding for MLSPTQRLAFFIKGLSYESLPDIVKERAKESVIDTLAVAIAASCFEEVPYVVQEILSHDESSESTVWGYNRKASVFNSALLNGIMGHALELDDVHKESKTHPGTVVIPAVLSVGELLASSGREIIEAIVAGYEVMIRIGMGIGVSSHRLKGWHVTGTAGTFGAAAGVAKLLKLDESQIVSGLGLAGTQSSGLWAFTADGATCKKLHPGHAAYCGVLSAFLSKAGMTGSSRILDAEDGGLFRATSDEYDLSLVTKDLGEAFEIVNVDRKPYACCRSMHPPIDAILKLKKEYNLEPEDIESIYIKTYKVAIKQCAFTKKPVNVAEAKFSMAYGVAVALYDGCALVEQFSPERIRDPKVLALSDKVYIEEDEEFTSRYPLEWGCEVTVLTKRGERFTTRIYAAKGDSRRNPMNTEEIKDKFMRLTQPILKEKAERLYEMLVNMESLKDISELSNLLKT
- a CDS encoding tripartite tricarboxylate transporter substrate binding protein, with translation MVSKGKKRWILLFVLASLLLVSFSAYAKFPERQVTIVVPFGVGGGADTFARALQGPLSKALGVPVVIVNVEGGGGLKGMIYAAQQPADGYTIFLFTTSHLIASILKRAEVDLFKDFEILARLQHDVSVLWTSGKSQFKSFKELLDWAKKNPYALTVAGTSPLGFDEFRDRYFAKKFDIKITFVPFESGSQAIAATLGGFVLTHMEEPAPIKDIIASGEGRALVVMWKERLPLWPDVPCVKEFGVEDYIGVFRAFAVRKGTPPEAIEVLSKAIEKAIQDPEYLDFLKKTMGDLRPGYLPGPQFLKELEEERKAYEEIAKELGYVKQ
- a CDS encoding GntR family transcriptional regulator gives rise to the protein MIERRSLKDEVLEKVKSYIVSGRYLPGQKVVIDSLAKELGVSVTPVREALHYLAAQGLLVSEPHRGFLVKKWSRKEIEDLLSLRAYLERLAAKLFIERGYDAYIDLLREKLKEMELASGMSSVEEMTRLNSEFHAIIVKGAGNEELRRVIDSLSEKLYRVRVLSISYPGRFKDSYKEHMDIYEAIESKNISLAEKRVEEHINSILRVLLKRFEEGLI
- a CDS encoding citrate/2-methylcitrate synthase, with amino-acid sequence MCVEGEVKWGLEGVIVTVSSISYLDGEKGLLSYRGFAVEELACNSSFEEVAYLLWFGALPTSDELNWLSSELSKERDIPLEVVNIMKLFPKKTHPMDVLRSVASILSFYSEDDSISFKNAIHLTAKLPTVAAYWYRLRNDLPLIPPDRSLSHADNFLYMMFGEVPEYSDLFDKMLILHAEQEINASTFSAMVTSSTLSDIYSAVVSAIGTLKGSLHGGANEKVLEMLEEIGCIENTESYFNAMVSRKERIMGFGHRVYKTYDPRAKLMKEWLCELNEIQKVKYLDIALKLEELVLEKFKDKRIYPNVDFFSGILYNHFGIPRDYFTVLFAMARIVGWTAHVIEYRQNNRLFRPLAIYNGPVNLSYKEVKKQISKGAAS
- a CDS encoding tripartite tricarboxylate transporter permease is translated as MELLGAFYKVMLDPISWFLMVIGVAAGTLFGALPGISTSMGVALMLPFTYKLDVVYALILLVSTYCGGVFGGSITAIMFNIPGTPEATPTTFDGYKMTLKGEGGKALGTAIACSAFGGAFSVVMMALISPLLVKAALSFSPADYAAVAFLGLSAVAGLGYGPKEQLKALLSVTLGLLLATVGIDAITGVPRFTFGSSALLGGIKFIPVMIGAFAGGEVLRQIEDRKKGLGEEIVLYKKEITAKIPSLREFLAIKWTILKSAFIGLGIGILPGAGATIAAFVSYGVAKRSSKHGDKFGTGIMEGVAAPETANNASTGGAMVPLLSLGIPGSGTTAVILGVFLMYGIQPGPLLYAKDPQLVYSIIIGMFLANVLMLFIGKLGVKLFVQTLRLPYYVIGTSILLLSLIGSYGLDNDIDDVWVCLVFMVIGYFMRKYGFPVAALVLGLVLGKLIENNLRRALIISGFSWSAALGRPLTISLVAITIFMLVWPYIKAFREKVKGV